A region of Parachlamydia acanthamoebae DNA encodes the following proteins:
- a CDS encoding NAD(+)/NADH kinase translates to MHIALFPNTAKKHSKNIAINIREYLTAQGVSIITQDEVAEEIGAIPLSSINPEMVDFIISLGGDGTILRQMHRHPNLMAPIVGINLGSLGFMADIPVTEIYPGLQDILNGNFQIQERIMMQGQSMHNETCFAVNEIVVHRAQNPGLIDIGVHVNGLYLNTFSADGLILSTPSGSTAYSLAAGGPILTPDLNAFVLTPICPHTISNRPIVLASNQDIQVQYLSEYAPVEIIFDGFTRFTMATGEVLRVSLSPRVFRLVSLRNHDYFSTLRTKLGWAGKLKA, encoded by the coding sequence ATGCACATTGCATTGTTTCCAAATACAGCAAAAAAACATTCTAAAAACATTGCAATTAACATCCGTGAATACCTAACGGCACAAGGTGTCTCAATCATCACTCAAGACGAAGTCGCTGAAGAAATCGGAGCTATTCCCCTTTCCAGTATCAATCCTGAAATGGTCGATTTTATCATTTCGTTGGGGGGAGATGGAACTATTTTACGTCAAATGCATCGACATCCTAATCTAATGGCTCCCATTGTCGGGATTAATTTAGGCAGTTTAGGGTTTATGGCAGATATTCCCGTGACGGAGATTTATCCTGGTTTACAAGACATTCTTAACGGAAATTTCCAGATCCAAGAAAGAATCATGATGCAAGGACAATCCATGCATAATGAAACGTGTTTTGCTGTGAACGAGATTGTCGTACATCGAGCTCAAAATCCTGGACTAATCGATATCGGTGTCCACGTCAATGGACTTTATTTGAATACGTTTTCTGCGGATGGATTAATTCTTTCCACTCCTAGCGGATCAACGGCTTATTCCTTGGCTGCTGGGGGCCCCATTTTAACGCCCGACTTAAATGCATTTGTGTTAACTCCTATTTGTCCGCATACTATTTCTAATCGCCCAATTGTTTTGGCGTCTAATCAAGATATTCAAGTTCAATACCTTAGTGAATATGCTCCAGTTGAAATCATTTTCGATGGCTTTACTCGTTTCACCATGGCAACAGGTGAAGTTTTGCGTGTTAGCTTATCCCCTCGTGTTTTTCGTTTGGTTTCTTTACGAAATCATGACTACTTTTCTACTTTAAGAACTAAGCTCGGATGGGCAGGCAAATTAAAGGCCTAA